Proteins encoded together in one Onychomys torridus chromosome 1, mOncTor1.1, whole genome shotgun sequence window:
- the LOC118596332 gene encoding regulator of G-protein signaling 9-binding protein: MAREECKALLDALNKTTACYHHLVLTVGGSADTQDLREELQKTRQKARELAVATGARLTIALRDRGLATEERAEFERLWVAFSGCLDLLEADMQRSLALGAAFPLHAPRRPLVRTGVAGGSSAVAARALSARSLRHEAEGDFDVADLPELEREVLQVGEMIDDMEMKVNVPRWTVQARQAAGAELLSSASAGASSAGGISVEERAGPCDPSKALAATVFSAVLLVAVGLALCVAKLS, translated from the coding sequence ATGGCCAGGGAGGAGTGCAAGGCGCTGCTGGACGCGCTCAATAAGACCACGGCGTGCTACCATCACTTGGTGCTGACTGTGGGAGGCTCGGCGGACACGCAGGACCTACGCGAGGAGCTGCAGAAGACCCGCCAGAAGGCGCGCGAGCTGGCCGTGGCCACCGGCGCCCGGTTGACCATCGCATTGCGCGACCGGGGCTTGGCGACCGAGGAGCGCGCGGAGTTCGAGCGGCTCTGGGTGGCCTTTTCGGGCTGCCTGGACCTGCTCGAGGCTGACATGCAACGCTCACTAGCTCTGGGAGCTGCCTTCCCGCTGCACGCGCCGCGCCGGCCACTCGTACGCACAGGGGTGGCCGGCGGCTCCTCTGCTGTGGCCGCGCGCGCCCTGAGCGCTCGCAGTTTGCGACACGAGGCCGAAGGCGACTTCGACGTCGCCGACCTGCCTGAGTTGGAACGCGAAGTCCTCCAAGTGGGCGAGATGATCGACGACATGGAAATGAAAGTCAACGTGCCCCGCTGGACTGTGCAGGCGCGGCAGGCGGCGGGCGCCGAACTCCTGTCCAGTGCCAGTGCCGGTGCGTCCTCGGCCGGTGGCATTTCGGTAGAGGAGCGCGCGGGACCCTGCGACCCCAGCAAGGCACTAGCTGCCACTGTTTTCAGTGCCGTGCTGCTGGTGGCTGTGGGACTCGCCTTATGTGTGGCGAAGCTGAGCTGA